CGCGCTAAACCAGGACGTGTAGTCACTCATACAGAAGAGGAGTTCGACGCCGAACTACGTAAACGAATTACTCAAGAAACTAGTTATGAGCAAACCTGATTTTGTATCAATGACTCGTGCTGACTTACGACAATACATCCTTGACCACAGAGAAGATCAGGAACCACTAGAAGTTTATATTGACAGATTCCAAAATCCCAATAACAAAGTATTTCCCGCACCTGAAAGTATAGAAGACTTAGAAAACTTCCCAG
The nucleotide sequence above comes from Fischerella sp. PCC 9605. Encoded proteins:
- a CDS encoding DUF6887 family protein, translating into MTRADLRQYILDHREDQEPLEVYIDRFQNPNNKVFPAPESIEDLENFP